A part of Lacibacter sp. H407 genomic DNA contains:
- a CDS encoding DUF5703 domain-containing protein has product MKPFILFLFIACSVTLSAQQSYDVIWNSQSINASESMPCGAGDIGMNVWVEKGELLIYVARSGNFDENNALMKTGRIRVKLFPNPFAGTNFQQQLHLQEGHVSVEGEHNGVKATIRIWADVFRPVAHIEINSNKKINVEAAYESWRYRDRIITTRENWGNSWKWGAPKNNVYKKDVIDFNSNEVLFYHHNSSETIFDAVVKQQGMESVKDQLYNPLNQLAFGGSFSGKNFVAVGTDTGSYANTDFKAWKLKSKSASKQHALQLSLHNAQVSDIATWKQSLDSLQQKAKIDKTSFQKTQQWWKEFWSRSFIAVDPTQKDKRSWEVGRNYQLFRYMLACNAKGAWPTKFNGGLLTVDPIYTDTINKGLTPDYRNWGGGLVAAQNQRLVYFPMIKNGDWDLLQPQLNFYLRLQKNAESRTKVYWNHAGACFTEQMENFGLPNYAEYGTKRPDYFDKGVEYNAWLEYEWDTVFEFCLMMLQEAEYTSRDISDKVPFIISCLQFFDEHYQYLARQRGAKALDGNGHLVLFPGSAAETFKMTNNSVTTVAAMQTIIKKILATKTSNLTAEQKQYVESLLKRVPSLSYQQFNGHTTIAPAKTWERINNTESPQLYPVFPWGIFGIGKPGFDTALNTWHYDTSVIKFRSHVGWKQDNIWAARLGLTEEAWRLTSLKLQSSERRFPAFWGPGYDWVPDHNWGGSGMIGLQEMLLQTDGQRILLFPAWPKEKDVHFKLHAPSNTTVEAELKDGKLVKLIVLPEERKKDVELMMK; this is encoded by the coding sequence ATGAAGCCATTTATACTTTTCCTTTTTATTGCATGTTCTGTTACTCTTAGTGCGCAACAGAGCTATGATGTCATCTGGAATAGCCAAAGCATCAACGCATCTGAATCAATGCCATGCGGCGCTGGAGATATTGGTATGAATGTATGGGTGGAGAAAGGTGAGTTGTTGATCTATGTTGCACGCAGCGGAAATTTTGATGAGAACAATGCTTTGATGAAGACGGGTAGGATACGAGTGAAACTGTTTCCCAATCCATTTGCAGGAACCAACTTTCAACAACAACTGCATTTACAGGAGGGACATGTATCGGTTGAAGGCGAACACAACGGAGTCAAAGCAACAATACGAATATGGGCTGATGTGTTTCGTCCTGTTGCGCATATTGAGATCAACAGTAACAAAAAAATAAATGTAGAAGCTGCTTACGAAAGCTGGCGCTATCGTGATCGAATCATCACAACAAGAGAAAACTGGGGCAACTCCTGGAAATGGGGAGCACCCAAGAACAACGTGTATAAAAAAGATGTGATCGACTTTAACAGCAATGAAGTATTGTTCTATCATCATAACAGCAGCGAAACAATTTTTGATGCAGTGGTGAAGCAACAAGGAATGGAGTCGGTGAAAGATCAACTGTACAATCCCTTAAATCAATTGGCATTCGGTGGTTCGTTCAGCGGAAAGAATTTTGTCGCAGTTGGAACAGATACAGGTTCGTATGCGAATACTGATTTCAAAGCATGGAAATTAAAAAGCAAATCAGCATCGAAACAACATGCATTGCAACTCTCCTTACACAATGCACAGGTTTCAGATATTGCTACCTGGAAACAATCACTTGATTCTTTGCAGCAAAAGGCTAAGATTGATAAAACTTCTTTTCAGAAAACACAGCAATGGTGGAAGGAGTTCTGGAGCAGGAGTTTTATTGCTGTTGATCCAACACAAAAAGATAAACGTTCATGGGAAGTAGGTCGTAACTATCAACTCTTCCGTTACATGCTTGCATGTAATGCAAAAGGAGCATGGCCTACAAAGTTCAACGGTGGATTGTTAACAGTTGATCCAATTTATACCGATACAATCAATAAAGGACTTACACCTGATTACCGCAACTGGGGTGGTGGATTGGTTGCAGCACAAAATCAACGGTTGGTTTATTTTCCAATGATCAAGAATGGAGATTGGGATCTGTTGCAGCCGCAACTCAATTTTTATTTGCGCTTGCAAAAGAATGCTGAGTCAAGAACAAAAGTCTATTGGAATCATGCAGGGGCATGCTTTACCGAGCAGATGGAAAATTTTGGTCTGCCGAATTATGCAGAGTATGGAACCAAACGTCCTGATTATTTTGATAAAGGTGTTGAATACAATGCATGGCTCGAGTACGAATGGGATACCGTGTTTGAATTTTGTTTGATGATGTTGCAGGAAGCCGAATACACAAGTAGAGACATCAGCGATAAAGTTCCATTCATTATCAGTTGTCTGCAGTTCTTTGATGAGCATTATCAATATCTCGCCAGACAAAGAGGAGCAAAGGCATTGGATGGAAATGGGCATTTAGTATTGTTTCCCGGCAGTGCTGCGGAAACATTTAAGATGACGAATAATTCGGTTACAACTGTTGCCGCAATGCAAACCATCATCAAAAAAATACTTGCAACAAAAACTTCAAATCTTACAGCAGAACAAAAACAATATGTTGAGTCATTATTGAAACGTGTTCCTTCATTAAGCTATCAGCAATTCAATGGTCATACAACCATTGCTCCAGCAAAAACATGGGAACGCATCAACAATACCGAATCGCCACAATTGTATCCTGTGTTTCCGTGGGGGATCTTTGGCATTGGTAAACCCGGTTTTGATACTGCATTAAATACATGGCACTACGATACATCAGTGATCAAATTCCGCAGTCATGTTGGATGGAAGCAGGATAATATCTGGGCAGCACGGTTAGGCCTAACCGAAGAAGCATGGCGCTTAACTTCATTGAAACTGCAAAGCAGTGAACGTCGTTTTCCTGCTTTCTGGGGACCGGGTTACGATTGGGTGCCCGATCATAACTGGGGCGGCAGTGGAATGATCGGCTTGCAGGAAATGTTATTGCAAACAGATGGGCAACGCATTCTTTTATTTCCTGCGTGGCCCAAAGAAAAAGATGTACACTTTAAATTACATGCGCCATCTAATACTACTGTTGAAGCAGAGTTGAAAGATGGTAAGCTTGTGAAGTTGATTGTGCTGCCGGAAGAGCGGAAGAAGGATGTGGAGTTGATGATGAAATAA
- a CDS encoding glycosylase — MQKVYEEIKTPYKYGLVVTPENDTKKIDCPSVFRKGNSWYMTYIQFDGRGYETWIAKSKDLLEWKTLGKIMSFSDTADWDNNQKAGYIALQNTKWGSNYQLEKYQNKYWMSYIGGKDRGYESGPLAIGIANTTNDPTKPHEWSRMQQPVLGSTDKDVRWWENRKLYKSTIIRDKDKTLGSEFIMYYNANGDSSGNKPKWRWFERIGMAVSDDMVTWKRYHADPVMEHGVGITGDAVIQKVNDVWVMFYFGAFWESRKNETFNRFACSYDLVNWTDWKGDDLIKSSEPYDAKYAHKSFVVKWKGVVYHFYCAVDNKDHRGIAVATSVDKGKSKLQF, encoded by the coding sequence ATGCAGAAAGTATACGAGGAAATAAAAACTCCTTACAAATACGGCTTGGTTGTTACGCCTGAAAATGATACAAAGAAAATTGATTGTCCGTCTGTATTTCGAAAGGGCAATTCCTGGTACATGACCTATATTCAGTTTGATGGTCGTGGTTATGAAACATGGATCGCAAAAAGTAAAGACTTGCTGGAATGGAAAACACTCGGCAAGATCATGAGTTTTTCTGACACTGCTGATTGGGATAATAATCAGAAAGCAGGATATATTGCTTTGCAGAATACGAAGTGGGGAAGTAATTATCAACTGGAAAAATATCAGAACAAATACTGGATGAGTTATATCGGCGGAAAGGATCGTGGTTATGAATCAGGTCCGTTAGCTATAGGTATTGCCAACACAACAAATGATCCAACCAAACCACATGAATGGAGCAGAATGCAACAACCAGTTTTGGGTTCAACTGATAAAGATGTTCGTTGGTGGGAAAACCGCAAGTTGTATAAAAGCACCATCATCCGTGATAAGGACAAAACACTCGGCAGCGAATTCATCATGTACTACAATGCCAATGGCGACAGTAGCGGCAATAAACCAAAGTGGCGCTGGTTCGAACGAATAGGTATGGCCGTAAGTGATGATATGGTTACATGGAAACGTTACCATGCCGATCCCGTAATGGAACATGGTGTTGGTATTACCGGAGATGCAGTGATTCAGAAAGTAAATGATGTGTGGGTGATGTTTTATTTTGGTGCGTTCTGGGAATCAAGAAAGAACGAAACCTTCAATCGTTTTGCCTGCAGCTATGATTTGGTGAACTGGACCGACTGGAAAGGGGATGATCTCATCAAATCATCCGAACCTTACGATGCCAAATATGCACATAAAAGTTTTGTGGTGAAATGGAAGGGTGTCGTTTATCATTTCTATTGCGCCGTTGATAATAAAGATCATCGCGGAATTGCGGTGGCAACTTCAGTTGACAAAGGAAAGAGTAAATTGCAGTTCTAA
- a CDS encoding sialate O-acetylesterase, which translates to MFQLSLTKRFCLFLIAGLASFPVSAAIKLPYFFSDNMVLQQQSDAAIWGWATAGSNVQVTTSWNKAKYSAKADASGKWKLKVKTPAAGGPYSIVISDGTPVTLKNVLIGEVWLCSGQSNMEMPMKGFRDQPILGANDAVFNSANDQIRLYTVPRSVQRTPQDTTKASPWKLAEPEIVNNFSATAYYFGKMLHEKLKVPIGLVNISYGGSPVEAFMDAETLKQFPELKVPSPTDTARLNNRTPTVLYNGMLKGFLGYTIKGCLWYQGESNNDRPKQYETLFPAFVKQIREQSAQGDFPFYFFQIAPYNYNNYAAVNAVNNNSAYLRDAQRKALAKIPNSGMVVLMDIGEEFNIHPADKANGSKRLAYMALAKTYGLKGFGYESPAYESMTVSGNTVTIKFSGAPNGLTSYGKSLLLFEVAGANKIFRPAKALISGGTIILSAPDVKEPVAVRYAFKDFVIGDLFSVEGFPVSSFRSDDW; encoded by the coding sequence ATGTTTCAACTTAGCCTAACAAAGCGTTTCTGCCTGTTTTTAATTGCAGGCCTTGCTTCATTTCCTGTTTCAGCCGCTATTAAATTACCTTATTTCTTTAGCGACAACATGGTGTTGCAGCAACAAAGCGATGCAGCTATCTGGGGTTGGGCTACTGCGGGAAGTAATGTGCAGGTAACTACTTCATGGAACAAAGCAAAGTATAGTGCCAAGGCAGATGCAAGCGGCAAATGGAAATTAAAAGTGAAGACCCCTGCTGCAGGAGGGCCTTACAGCATTGTTATAAGTGATGGCACCCCTGTTACATTAAAGAATGTATTGATTGGTGAAGTGTGGCTTTGCAGCGGACAATCAAATATGGAAATGCCAATGAAGGGTTTCCGTGACCAACCAATACTTGGAGCGAACGATGCTGTTTTTAATTCAGCAAATGACCAGATACGTTTGTACACTGTGCCACGTTCGGTACAACGTACGCCACAGGATACAACAAAAGCTTCTCCATGGAAATTGGCAGAGCCAGAAATTGTAAACAACTTCAGCGCAACTGCTTATTATTTTGGAAAGATGCTTCACGAAAAATTAAAAGTGCCAATTGGTTTGGTAAACATCAGCTATGGCGGATCACCGGTGGAAGCATTTATGGATGCAGAAACGTTAAAACAATTTCCAGAATTAAAAGTGCCATCACCTACTGATACAGCTCGATTGAACAACCGAACGCCAACTGTTTTATATAATGGTATGTTGAAAGGATTTCTTGGTTATACTATTAAGGGTTGTCTCTGGTATCAGGGCGAAAGTAATAACGATCGTCCAAAGCAATACGAAACATTGTTTCCTGCTTTTGTAAAACAGATCCGTGAGCAAAGCGCACAAGGCGATTTTCCTTTTTACTTTTTTCAGATCGCTCCGTACAACTATAACAATTATGCTGCTGTGAATGCAGTCAACAACAACTCTGCTTATTTACGTGATGCACAACGTAAAGCATTAGCAAAAATTCCAAACAGTGGCATGGTGGTGTTGATGGATATTGGTGAAGAATTTAATATTCATCCGGCCGATAAAGCAAACGGCAGCAAACGCTTAGCCTACATGGCACTAGCAAAAACCTACGGATTAAAAGGCTTTGGATATGAAAGTCCGGCTTATGAATCGATGACAGTAAGCGGCAATACAGTTACAATCAAATTCAGCGGTGCACCCAATGGTTTAACGTCGTATGGCAAATCATTACTGTTATTTGAAGTTGCCGGTGCCAATAAAATTTTTCGTCCGGCAAAAGCATTGATCAGCGGAGGCACCATTATTCTTTCAGCACCTGATGTGAAAGAGCCGGTTGCTGTTCGCTATGCTTTTAAGGATTTTGTAATTGGTGATTTGTTTAGTGTGGAAGGATTTCCTGTGAGTAGTTTTAGAAGTGATGATTGGTGA
- a CDS encoding glycosyl hydrolase yields MRKISLHTYCLLIALIFSMQLSAQTIEQRFLNPPQSAKPWVFWYWMHAAVSKEGITADLQAMKEVGIGGAYLMPIKDTVHKIPFQPTVRQLSPEWWAMVKFAMQEAKRLNLQLGMHVSDGFALAGGPWITPELSMQKLVWTKTYIADGSIEKINLSQPEGKEDYYKDIAVYAYPAVSSAAFSEVVLVPSVTTSNGIRASFLSFQGSNNQSYKSDSTCWIQYKYPKPFTCRSIRIKTGGNSYQAHRLSVLVSDDGIEFRKHTQLQAPRHGWQDADEDVTHAIPEITAQYFRFVYEKEGSETGSEDLDAAKWKPSLKVIGIYLSDEPMINQYESKNGSVWRISETTTKEQVTDAMAIPMKNIVNLTGKMDADGNLNWKAPAGNWVIVRIGHTSTGHTNYTGGAGLGLEVDKFNASAVKLQFDNWFGKAFAQDAALAKQVLKVFHVDSWECGSQNWGANFANEFKKRRGYDLMPYLLVMAGVPVENAVKSEKVLHDVRTTIAELVNDVFYTTLKKEAHALGCVVSAEAIAPTMVSDGLLHYKHTDLPMGEFWLNSPTHDKPNDMRDAISGAHIYGKKIIQSESFTSVRMNWGEHPGNLKALGDRNFALGINKMVMHVFTHNPWLDKKPGMTLDGVGLYFQRDQTWFKQSKAWIDYLTRCQSLLQLGDPVVDVAVFTGEEIPRRSILPDRLVNTLPGIFGKERVEAEKKRLENKNQPLRQIPDGVTHSANMADPEDWIDPLNGYTYDSFNPDALMLMQVKNGRVVLPGGASYGVLVIPGKMLMNPNPTMSATLQKKLQQLANAGAKMVVDQQWIKFFAKNKNVVAAPYMESSFEKLGVKKDVEIEGNDQHAIAWTHRTTKDAEIYFLSNQSNITQNFKIKFRVGQYDHVEYWNPVTGEMLNWDFLGNDNKFGIGMAPGDAYFLVFRKTKETKAKQLSDGITEESEVAFNSTDWKIQFDPKTGGPSVPVEATELKSWTMSVDSTIKYYSGTAVYSRAFEWKDGVINRPVYLEIDSLYNIATVKLNGIECGTVWTFPYSLDVTKALKQGTNKIEIAVTNTWHNRLIGDELLPQEKRVTWTTAPFRFKGKSLLPAGIVGAVKIVVR; encoded by the coding sequence ATGCGAAAAATATCCCTTCACACATATTGTCTATTGATTGCGTTGATTTTTTCGATGCAGCTTTCTGCACAAACAATTGAGCAACGCTTTCTCAATCCTCCTCAATCTGCAAAACCCTGGGTATTCTGGTACTGGATGCATGCTGCAGTTTCTAAAGAAGGCATTACTGCTGATCTGCAAGCCATGAAAGAAGTAGGTATTGGTGGTGCATATTTAATGCCCATCAAGGATACGGTACACAAAATTCCTTTTCAACCAACAGTTCGTCAATTATCTCCTGAATGGTGGGCCATGGTGAAGTTTGCCATGCAGGAAGCAAAGCGTTTGAATTTACAATTAGGCATGCACGTGAGTGATGGGTTTGCATTAGCTGGTGGTCCATGGATCACGCCGGAACTAAGTATGCAGAAGCTGGTGTGGACGAAAACCTATATTGCTGATGGTTCAATTGAAAAGATCAACTTATCACAACCGGAAGGCAAAGAGGATTATTATAAAGATATTGCTGTGTATGCTTACCCTGCTGTAAGCAGTGCTGCGTTTTCCGAAGTTGTATTGGTGCCATCTGTTACTACCAGTAACGGCATCAGGGCATCTTTCCTTTCGTTCCAGGGAAGTAATAATCAAAGTTATAAAAGCGACAGTACCTGCTGGATCCAATACAAATATCCAAAACCATTTACCTGTCGTTCTATTCGAATAAAGACTGGTGGTAATTCTTACCAGGCACATCGTTTATCCGTTCTCGTGAGTGATGATGGTATTGAGTTCAGAAAGCACACACAATTACAAGCGCCACGTCATGGCTGGCAGGATGCGGATGAAGATGTTACACATGCTATTCCTGAGATCACCGCACAATATTTTCGTTTTGTGTATGAGAAAGAAGGAAGCGAAACTGGCTCAGAAGATCTTGATGCAGCTAAATGGAAGCCGTCATTAAAAGTGATCGGAATTTATTTAAGTGATGAACCAATGATCAATCAATACGAATCAAAAAATGGTTCGGTGTGGCGCATCAGTGAAACAACAACAAAAGAACAAGTGACGGATGCAATGGCGATACCAATGAAGAATATCGTCAATTTAACCGGTAAGATGGATGCAGATGGAAACCTTAACTGGAAAGCTCCAGCAGGAAACTGGGTGATTGTTCGTATTGGTCATACATCAACCGGACATACAAACTATACCGGTGGTGCTGGCTTGGGTTTAGAAGTTGATAAGTTTAATGCATCGGCCGTAAAGTTGCAATTCGATAATTGGTTTGGAAAAGCATTTGCGCAAGATGCAGCTTTAGCAAAGCAAGTGTTGAAAGTATTTCACGTTGATAGTTGGGAATGTGGCAGTCAGAATTGGGGAGCAAATTTTGCAAATGAGTTTAAGAAAAGAAGAGGTTACGATCTGATGCCTTACTTGTTGGTGATGGCTGGCGTACCGGTTGAAAATGCAGTAAAGTCAGAAAAAGTATTGCACGATGTTCGTACGACCATTGCTGAATTGGTGAACGATGTGTTTTATACTACATTAAAAAAGGAGGCACATGCATTGGGTTGTGTTGTAAGTGCAGAAGCCATTGCGCCAACCATGGTGAGTGATGGGTTGCTGCATTATAAACATACTGATCTGCCGATGGGTGAGTTTTGGCTGAACAGTCCAACACATGATAAACCAAATGATATGCGTGATGCCATCAGTGGTGCACATATCTATGGTAAGAAAATTATTCAATCTGAATCATTTACATCTGTGCGTATGAACTGGGGCGAACATCCCGGCAATTTAAAAGCACTTGGCGATCGCAACTTTGCATTAGGTATTAATAAAATGGTGATGCATGTGTTTACACATAATCCGTGGCTCGATAAAAAACCGGGGATGACCTTGGATGGTGTGGGTTTGTATTTTCAGCGTGATCAAACATGGTTCAAGCAAAGCAAAGCATGGATCGATTATTTAACAAGATGTCAATCACTCTTGCAATTGGGCGATCCTGTTGTAGATGTTGCTGTGTTTACAGGAGAAGAGATACCACGTCGTTCGATTTTGCCTGATCGTTTGGTGAACACATTGCCCGGTATTTTTGGAAAAGAACGAGTTGAAGCAGAGAAGAAGCGATTAGAAAATAAAAATCAGCCATTGCGACAAATACCGGATGGCGTAACACACTCAGCAAATATGGCTGATCCGGAAGACTGGATTGACCCATTGAATGGATATACTTATGATTCATTTAATCCGGATGCATTGATGTTAATGCAGGTGAAGAATGGAAGAGTAGTATTGCCCGGCGGAGCAAGCTATGGCGTGTTGGTGATACCGGGTAAGATGTTGATGAATCCAAACCCAACGATGAGTGCTACCCTTCAGAAGAAATTACAGCAACTTGCGAATGCAGGAGCGAAGATGGTGGTGGATCAACAATGGATAAAGTTCTTTGCTAAGAATAAGAATGTGGTGGCAGCACCATATATGGAAAGTTCATTTGAGAAGTTGGGTGTGAAGAAAGATGTGGAGATTGAGGGAAATGATCAACATGCAATTGCATGGACGCATCGTACAACAAAAGATGCGGAGATCTATTTCCTATCCAATCAAAGTAACATTACTCAAAATTTTAAAATCAAATTCAGAGTCGGGCAATATGATCATGTGGAGTATTGGAATCCTGTAACAGGTGAAATGTTGAATTGGGATTTTTTGGGCAACGACAACAAATTTGGAATAGGGATGGCTCCGGGCGATGCTTATTTTCTTGTATTCAGAAAAACAAAAGAAACAAAGGCAAAACAACTTTCGGATGGAATTACAGAGGAGTCGGAAGTGGCTTTTAATTCTACAGACTGGAAAATTCAATTTGATCCAAAAACAGGTGGACCGTCTGTGCCAGTTGAAGCAACAGAACTGAAAAGCTGGACAATGTCTGTTGATTCAACCATTAAGTACTATTCCGGCACTGCTGTTTATTCAAGGGCATTTGAGTGGAAAGATGGTGTTATAAACCGACCTGTTTATTTGGAGATTGATTCACTGTACAACATTGCCACAGTAAAACTAAACGGTATCGAGTGTGGTACAGTGTGGACCTTTCCTTATTCACTTGATGTCACCAAAGCTTTGAAACAAGGAACAAATAAAATCGAAATAGCTGTCACCAATACCTGGCACAATCGTTTGATAGGCGATGAGCTGTTACCACAGGAGAAAAGAGTTACATGGACAACGGCACCTTTCCGTTTCAAAGGAAAATCATTATTACCAGCGGGAATTGTTGGAGCAGTTAAAATAGTTGTGAGATAG
- a CDS encoding AraC family transcriptional regulator, with protein sequence MSENKEGSHKNIWYGLGRQRIEIPKTILKARILSNPLLKHLHVCSIGYYPKAKDHFTYRKKGLPENFLFYCVDGNGWFQVGKQKYEVGPNEFFILPQNVEHSYGSNPNHPWTIYWIHFGGDSLPQLNEVQEVQKNFKPVYVKNNGEIIPIFSKIYKTLELGYSIDNLLFANMCFSHFLTLFIYNSRHYTATSTDKLDCVDSAILFMQERINDNISLNDLSKQYNYSVSRFSNLFKQKTGYAPIDYFLQMKMQKACQQLDFSDRSIKDIAFSMGFDDPYYFSKRFKTIIGMSPKKYRTRRVDEAKLNMM encoded by the coding sequence ATGAGCGAAAATAAAGAAGGTTCACATAAGAATATTTGGTATGGCCTGGGCCGTCAGCGGATTGAAATTCCAAAAACAATTTTAAAGGCGAGGATATTGTCGAATCCATTGCTGAAGCATTTGCATGTATGTTCCATCGGGTATTACCCAAAAGCAAAAGATCATTTTACGTATCGAAAAAAAGGGCTCCCCGAAAATTTCCTGTTTTATTGCGTAGATGGAAATGGCTGGTTTCAGGTCGGTAAACAGAAGTACGAGGTAGGACCCAATGAGTTTTTCATTTTGCCGCAGAATGTTGAGCATTCGTACGGCAGTAATCCAAACCATCCGTGGACCATTTATTGGATTCACTTTGGCGGCGATTCATTACCCCAGTTGAATGAAGTGCAGGAAGTGCAAAAGAATTTCAAACCGGTATATGTAAAAAATAATGGTGAGATCATTCCCATCTTCTCAAAAATTTACAAAACACTGGAGTTGGGTTACAGTATCGATAACCTGTTGTTTGCAAACATGTGCTTTTCGCATTTTCTAACCTTGTTCATTTACAATTCCCGGCATTATACTGCTACTTCAACCGATAAGCTGGATTGTGTGGATAGCGCCATCCTGTTTATGCAGGAACGTATCAACGACAATATTTCGCTGAATGATTTGAGCAAACAGTACAATTATTCAGTGTCCCGTTTCTCCAATCTCTTCAAACAAAAAACAGGCTATGCCCCCATCGATTATTTTTTGCAAATGAAAATGCAGAAAGCCTGTCAGCAATTGGATTTCAGCGATCGCTCCATAAAAGATATTGCTTTTAGTATGGGTTTCGACGATCCCTATTATTTCTCCAAGCGATTCAAAACCATTATTGGAATGTCGCCTAAAAAATACCGTACAAGAAGGGTAGATGAGGCCAAACTAAATATGATGTAA